The nucleotide sequence TCATCCATGAGCGAGTAAAGTGCCACGCCGTCATGCTGGTAACCCTCTTCGTCCCAAATGCTCACGCGCTCGGTGATGATGACGTAACCTTTGCGCCGCAGCTCTAGTACGCGGGTGTTTGCTTGGTAGCAGCCTAAGCGCCGCAGCTCGTAAGACGTGTGGGGACGCTGGCGTAGGGCTCTCAAGATGCGGGCGTGTTGCGCTTCCGTGGCGGTAGAATATTGGCCACGATGCGCCCCCCGGCTGTCGTTTCGGTCCCCCGTGGCGGGCTTTTTCATGTTTGCCATGATCAGCCCTCCGCACGCTGGGAAGCGTGCCATACGTTAGGGTCATTCAGCCATGTCAGCACGTCAGCAGAGCGCCAGGCCGTGATAGCTTCGAATCGGACAGGTTGGGGAAATTTGCCTTTGCGGCTCCAGTTCCAGGCTGTGCCTTTGCTGACGCCAGTGGCGACCACTACGGCAGGTAGGCGCATGAAGGATGCCGCGCCAACATCGGGTGGCATGGGAACGGGTTTGGTGTTGGGGGCGAACGGGCGAAGGGCCGTGACCTTGGATTGGGCCGTGCTGGTACGCATTTAAGACTCCGTTGATAGATAACGGAATCAAGTTTGATGATGTGCCCCCGGCTTGAGGCCAAACTTGGTTTCGGCAAGTCAAATTTGGGATTGGAGCTAGATTTTATGCGGGTTTCCTGGCAGTAGTTTCCAAGCATCTTTCAGCTTGTCGCGAATAGTCTGATCGGAAATTGATAGGCCCGCCCGTTGAGCATCGGCCAGAATTTCGGATACGGCAGATTTGGCCTTATTCGCCGGGTCGTGTTTGTAACCCTCTT is from Bordetella petrii and encodes:
- a CDS encoding helix-turn-helix domain-containing protein; this translates as MANMKKPATGDRNDSRGAHRGQYSTATEAQHARILRALRQRPHTSYELRRLGCYQANTRVLELRRKGYVIITERVSIWDEEGYQHDGVALYSLMDEPAGPANNERPVLVPV
- a CDS encoding AlpA family phage regulatory protein, translating into MRTSTAQSKVTALRPFAPNTKPVPMPPDVGAASFMRLPAVVVATGVSKGTAWNWSRKGKFPQPVRFEAITAWRSADVLTWLNDPNVWHASQRAEG